In Chloroflexaceae bacterium, the following proteins share a genomic window:
- a CDS encoding ADP-ribosylglycohydrolase family protein encodes MALAHDYLERVYAGVLGKCIGVYLGRPVEQWTHERISAEVGEIGGYVHARFGLPLVVTDDDITGTFTFLRALPDHGNDPALTPAQIGAAWLNYLIEGRTGIWWGGLGVSTEHTAYLRLKSGIPAPASGSAALNGRIVAEQIGGRIFADGWAMVAPGDPDLAADLAGRAASVSHDGEAVHAARALAAMEALAFVEGSIPQLLDAAIARIPADCATARLIIELRALRAREADWRAARRLIAERYAYDRYRGGCHVVPNQALLLLGLLWGDGDFGRSLGIVVSAGLDTDCNAGNLGCLLGIRGGLAALDAGPYDWRSPIADRLFLPGADGGRAISDALTEAVRVANIGRALHGLPPLAPKGGAQFHFTLPGSVQGFRGAGAEVRNLVGPEGARQLAVSATLPAGGTARAATPVFILPEELAMPGYPLVASPRLYPGQEVYARLIADATNAGPVVTRLSARVYGPQDALEALSGPPVSLAPGAEVELHWRVPDTAGAPLADIGVEVQATVSGPAGLRLDRLGWRGAPEVTFTRPPFAGSAWRRAWVNAVDQWDDERPEAFWLTQNAGRGLLIQGAEEWRDYEVQAVITPSLCAAAGIAARVGGLRRFYALLLRAGGRIALLRALDADTLLAEAPFVWQQHRSYALRLAVEGPWLRAFVDDAPIFAMRDPGAPLRGGAAALVVEEGHMHCAAVRVEAGGA; translated from the coding sequence ATGGCCCTCGCGCATGACTACCTGGAGCGCGTCTACGCTGGCGTGCTCGGCAAGTGCATCGGCGTCTACCTCGGGCGGCCGGTGGAGCAGTGGACCCACGAGCGCATCAGCGCCGAGGTGGGGGAGATTGGCGGGTATGTGCATGCGCGCTTCGGGCTGCCCCTGGTGGTCACCGACGACGATATCACCGGGACCTTCACCTTTCTGCGGGCCTTGCCCGACCATGGCAACGACCCGGCGCTCACCCCGGCGCAGATCGGCGCCGCCTGGCTGAACTACCTGATCGAGGGGCGCACGGGCATCTGGTGGGGCGGCCTGGGCGTGTCCACCGAGCACACCGCCTACCTGCGCCTCAAGAGCGGCATTCCCGCGCCGGCCAGCGGCTCCGCCGCGCTCAACGGGCGGATTGTCGCCGAGCAGATCGGCGGACGGATCTTCGCGGATGGCTGGGCCATGGTCGCGCCGGGCGATCCCGACCTGGCCGCCGACCTGGCCGGGCGCGCCGCATCGGTGAGCCACGACGGCGAGGCGGTGCACGCGGCGCGGGCGCTGGCGGCGATGGAGGCCCTGGCCTTCGTCGAGGGGAGCATCCCCCAGTTGCTCGACGCGGCGATCGCCCGCATCCCCGCCGATTGCGCCACCGCCCGGCTGATCATCGAACTGCGCGCCCTGCGCGCCCGCGAAGCCGACTGGCGCGCGGCGCGGCGCCTGATCGCCGAACGCTACGCCTACGACCGCTACCGGGGCGGCTGCCACGTGGTTCCCAACCAGGCCCTCCTGCTCCTGGGCCTGCTGTGGGGCGACGGAGACTTCGGGCGTTCGCTGGGCATCGTGGTGAGCGCCGGGCTCGACACCGACTGCAACGCCGGCAACCTCGGATGCCTGCTGGGGATCCGCGGCGGCCTGGCCGCCCTCGACGCCGGCCCCTACGACTGGCGCAGCCCCATCGCCGACCGGCTCTTCCTGCCCGGCGCCGACGGGGGGCGGGCCATCAGCGACGCCCTGACCGAGGCCGTGCGCGTCGCGAACATTGGCCGCGCCCTGCACGGCCTGCCGCCGCTGGCGCCAAAGGGCGGGGCGCAGTTCCACTTCACGCTGCCGGGGTCGGTGCAGGGCTTTCGTGGCGCGGGGGCCGAGGTGCGCAACCTTGTCGGCCCGGAGGGAGCGCGGCAACTCGCTGTCAGCGCGACCCTCCCGGCGGGAGGGACGGCCCGCGCGGCGACCCCCGTGTTCATCCTGCCCGAGGAACTGGCGATGCCCGGCTACCCCCTGGTGGCCTCGCCCCGGCTCTACCCCGGCCAGGAGGTGTACGCCCGGCTCATCGCCGACGCGACGAACGCCGGGCCGGTCGTCACGCGTCTGAGCGCCCGCGTCTACGGCCCGCAGGATGCCCTGGAGGCGCTGAGCGGCCCGCCCGTGTCCCTGGCCCCCGGCGCGGAGGTCGAACTCCACTGGCGGGTGCCCGACACCGCCGGGGCGCCGCTGGCCGACATCGGGGTCGAGGTGCAGGCGACGGTCTCGGGCCCTGCCGGCCTGCGCCTCGACCGGCTCGGCTGGCGGGGCGCGCCGGAGGTGACCTTCACCCGCCCGCCCTTTGCGGGCAGCGCCTGGCGGCGGGCCTGGGTCAACGCGGTGGACCAGTGGGACGATGAGCGGCCCGAAGCCTTCTGGCTGACGCAGAACGCCGGGCGGGGCCTGCTCATCCAGGGCGCCGAGGAGTGGCGGGACTACGAGGTGCAGGCGGTGATCACCCCGTCGCTCTGCGCGGCGGCGGGCATCGCCGCGCGGGTGGGCGGCCTGCGGCGCTTCTACGCCCTGCTGCTGCGGGCGGGAGGGCGCATCGCCCTGCTGCGGGCCCTCGACGCCGACACGCTGCTGGCCGAGGCGCCATTCGTCTGGCAGCAGCACCGGAGCTACGCCCTGCGCCTGGCGGTCGAAGGGCCGTGGCTGCGGGCCTTCGTGGACGATGCGCCCATCTTCGCGATGCGTGACCCCGGCGCCCCGCTGAGGGGCGGGGCGGCGGCCCTGGTGGTGGAGGAGGGGCACATGCACTGCGCGGCGGTACGGGTGGAGGCGGGCGGGGCGTAG
- a CDS encoding Piwi domain-containing protein, protein MSEIIHADLFLVIPQALPTLFAHMIKTVSDDASAIGGKLAYRLRNTFGGNWVWCGGQIITDKRLQDDKIKEFLKQLWTEEPFKDVQSITFNTTWEPSAWELGEFAARGLLANYQTEIRRVLEPKKQHFGKIRVDRDYALRGWAVNNQPAVSITVSSNIFHTQLLHEFAATLKSPQELIGMMVAVTAKDLKGTIVEITGNVREMREWLLSKSSDETTRNLISRAPDDELTVKIETRTSQYIYIASMLRPIVRMGDLKKFGVDPRQVSKALRLDPLTRYNLVREIAAIGKKHGILGDGFESRARPQLFLRANDVAFVPELRVGCNQTHREGQRIYRSLEQHGVFRRSSAFPDKEHPIRIGIVNASSQVAQQALMTFLQKLKAALERLNFSIQSVEVNGQRQQKVERLSRADLENAINRLEMAKPDIILALFPGSAHHDDEWGDDEEDSMYHVFKSLTMRCGIPSQVVYEDTFSEQYAMDNIVLGILAKTKNIPFVLAKPLPYADIVVGIDIARRAKQRLSGTVNATAIARIYFSDGQFLRYIIHDAPIEGETIPGGILRSLFPLKEFQGKRVVIHRDGYFRGGEKSALKEWAKQIGTEFHLVEVIKSGTPRLYQSTVTSTLDRPSKGTALKISDTEVFLVSSLPPFKGSTPRPLQIRTEPTFPIENAIHSVLSLTLLHYGSVREPRLPVTIHYSDKIAELSLLGIKPKDLEGDVPFWL, encoded by the coding sequence ATGAGTGAAATAATCCATGCTGACCTGTTTCTCGTCATTCCTCAAGCATTACCAACCTTATTCGCTCACATGATTAAAACAGTGAGTGACGATGCTTCTGCGATAGGCGGAAAATTAGCATATCGCTTGCGGAACACATTCGGCGGGAATTGGGTATGGTGTGGTGGTCAGATTATTACGGATAAGCGCCTTCAAGATGACAAAATTAAAGAATTTCTAAAACAACTATGGACAGAAGAACCATTCAAGGATGTACAGAGCATTACTTTTAATACAACCTGGGAACCATCGGCCTGGGAACTAGGTGAATTTGCGGCTCGTGGTTTACTTGCAAACTACCAAACAGAGATTCGGAGAGTGCTTGAACCCAAAAAACAGCATTTCGGCAAAATCCGAGTTGACCGCGATTATGCTTTGCGCGGTTGGGCTGTCAACAATCAACCAGCGGTTTCTATAACTGTGTCGTCCAATATTTTTCATACTCAGTTGCTTCACGAGTTTGCTGCTACCTTGAAAAGCCCGCAAGAACTTATCGGGATGATGGTAGCTGTGACAGCAAAGGACTTAAAAGGAACAATTGTCGAGATTACTGGCAATGTTCGAGAAATGCGTGAATGGCTTCTCAGCAAATCAAGCGATGAGACAACACGTAATCTGATTAGCCGCGCCCCTGATGATGAACTGACCGTCAAAATTGAAACGCGTACAAGTCAGTATATTTATATCGCTAGCATGTTACGCCCGATCGTACGAATGGGCGATCTCAAGAAATTTGGAGTGGATCCGCGCCAAGTTTCCAAAGCCTTACGGCTTGACCCTCTCACCAGGTACAATCTTGTACGTGAAATTGCTGCTATTGGCAAAAAGCACGGAATTCTGGGGGACGGTTTTGAGTCGAGAGCAAGACCGCAATTATTTTTGAGAGCAAATGATGTAGCCTTTGTACCCGAATTGCGTGTTGGTTGCAACCAAACTCACCGCGAAGGGCAACGCATTTATCGAAGTCTAGAACAACATGGTGTATTTAGACGTTCAAGCGCGTTTCCTGACAAAGAACACCCTATAAGAATTGGGATAGTGAACGCATCGTCACAAGTTGCACAGCAAGCATTGATGACCTTTCTACAAAAACTTAAGGCGGCACTGGAGAGATTGAATTTTTCTATTCAATCGGTTGAAGTCAATGGGCAACGCCAACAAAAGGTCGAAAGACTTTCAAGAGCAGACTTGGAAAATGCAATAAATCGCCTAGAAATGGCAAAACCTGATATTATCCTTGCCCTGTTTCCTGGAAGCGCACATCATGATGATGAATGGGGAGACGACGAAGAAGATAGTATGTATCATGTTTTCAAATCATTGACAATGCGATGTGGCATCCCAAGCCAAGTTGTTTATGAAGATACATTCTCTGAACAATATGCGATGGACAATATTGTGCTGGGGATATTGGCAAAGACAAAGAATATACCATTTGTTTTGGCGAAACCTCTGCCTTACGCTGATATTGTCGTTGGGATTGATATTGCTCGTAGAGCGAAACAACGGCTGTCGGGAACGGTGAATGCAACCGCTATTGCAAGAATATATTTTAGCGACGGCCAATTTCTAAGATATATCATCCATGATGCGCCGATCGAAGGGGAAACAATACCAGGTGGTATTCTGCGTAGCCTTTTTCCTCTTAAAGAATTTCAAGGTAAACGCGTTGTGATTCATCGCGATGGCTATTTTCGTGGGGGAGAAAAGTCTGCGTTGAAAGAGTGGGCGAAACAAATTGGAACAGAGTTTCATTTAGTCGAAGTAATCAAATCTGGGACACCCCGTCTTTATCAAAGTACAGTAACTTCCACCCTTGATAGACCGTCAAAGGGAACTGCATTGAAAATAAGCGATACGGAAGTATTTCTGGTTTCTTCACTACCTCCTTTCAAAGGTAGCACGCCGCGTCCACTTCAAATCAGGACAGAACCGACTTTCCCAATTGAAAACGCTATTCATTCTGTACTGTCACTAACGCTCTTACATTATGGTTCTGTTAGAGAGCCGCGTTTGCCAGTGACGATTCATTACAGCGACAAAATTGCAGAGTTGTCATTACTCGGCATCAAACCCAAAGATCTGGAAGGAGACGTACCTTTCTGGTTGTAA
- a CDS encoding transposase: protein MIALPIGELMDEAASLDWQERRMYPAGLCCPHCRSRSCRLFRRRQAFPGYRCRACDSAFTILTGAAFEKSRQKPSPTVLFLRGVAQGETTARLSPELNRSSKQALTLRHRL from the coding sequence ATGATCGCCCTTCCGATTGGCGAGTTGATGGACGAGGCGGCCAGTCTGGACTGGCAGGAGCGCCGCATGTATCCAGCAGGTCTGTGTTGTCCTCACTGCAGGAGTCGTAGCTGCCGCCTCTTTCGGCGCAGGCAAGCCTTTCCGGGCTATCGCTGCCGCGCGTGCGACAGTGCGTTTACCATCCTGACGGGCGCCGCCTTTGAAAAGAGCCGCCAGAAGCCTTCTCCCACGGTTCTGTTCCTGCGCGGGGTCGCCCAGGGTGAAACAACGGCCCGCTTGTCCCCCGAGTTGAACCGCTCCTCCAAGCAAGCCCTGACCCTGCGCCACCGGCTGTAA
- a CDS encoding YdeI/OmpD-associated family protein: MEKLIAAGLMTPAGLARVESARRDGSWSRLDAVEALKIPQDLEQALAAYPNARRHFDTFPRSVKRGILEWIVNAKKPETRAKRVAETAQRAEKNQRADQWRQ, translated from the coding sequence GTGGAGAAACTGATTGCCGCCGGCCTGATGACGCCAGCCGGGCTTGCCAGGGTCGAATCCGCCAGGCGCGACGGTTCCTGGTCGCGACTCGACGCTGTGGAGGCGCTTAAGATTCCTCAGGACCTTGAACAGGCTCTCGCGGCTTATCCCAACGCGAGACGACACTTCGACACGTTTCCCCGATCAGTCAAGCGAGGCATCCTGGAGTGGATCGTGAATGCAAAGAAGCCGGAGACGCGGGCGAAGCGCGTTGCCGAGACCGCGCAACGGGCTGAGAAGAACCAGCGTGCCGACCAGTGGCGGCAGTAG
- a CDS encoding CAP domain-containing protein, whose product MRGFGKIRFLILFLISSAVLAQGGYDPSVQTATLLLDEARTVYLANLARRDNGLPPLRWNRQLTHAARWFSWDSTENRPAGFCDHRDTNGNWPDYRARAFGYRGLAGAENAFCSYATPENAIQGWMNSPGHRANLLDPNSREIGLGYYRRDRDGRGYVTQKFGNDPVYAPIIIENEAVSTTNPSVTLYIYNRTPGGGFAGAGAATQMMVGNDSCFGGASWEPFASSRNWTLNSGQGWRSVFVKTRDVFGRTLTVSDTIYLGANVPLNELGPAQLSTTRSHVTLYNLDGNGLPQVQFSPGWLADDTFETFNRAWGNGERVSDEAAWGGTAYRLYPGDGESFAWVWDTTFIKDTPMVAYFRLKVNNTSNSEVARISVRGGGREYGPISLRGTDFTAPNQYQEFPLSFTFHSNPNDAFLSFRFWRSGSADVYVDAVSIFSAPQPVASPLTWPVPGGNYRGQGVWVRYTDGVRFSPITEAVTTPPALRVSPTALTFLAVRDGSPPPGATLDVTLPCSASTWQVASDAPWLQTRMSGSTVRVEVNQAGLSNGLYSGAVTISATDVTGVPPVRVQVRLIVVDALTAIYVPLVQRN is encoded by the coding sequence ATGAGGGGCTTTGGAAAGATTCGCTTTTTGATCCTTTTCCTGATCTCCTCTGCTGTTCTGGCGCAGGGCGGTTACGATCCCTCGGTTCAAACCGCAACGCTCCTGCTTGACGAAGCCCGCACAGTTTATCTGGCTAATCTGGCTCGCCGCGATAACGGCCTGCCGCCCCTGCGCTGGAACCGCCAGTTGACCCATGCGGCGCGCTGGTTCTCGTGGGATTCGACCGAGAACCGCCCGGCAGGGTTCTGCGATCACCGGGATACCAACGGAAACTGGCCCGATTACCGGGCGCGAGCCTTTGGTTACCGGGGGCTTGCCGGGGCCGAGAACGCCTTTTGCAGCTATGCAACTCCTGAAAATGCCATTCAGGGCTGGATGAACAGCCCCGGTCACCGAGCCAATCTGCTCGATCCCAACTCGCGCGAGATTGGCCTGGGCTACTACCGGCGCGACCGCGATGGGCGCGGCTATGTTACCCAGAAATTTGGCAATGATCCCGTGTATGCCCCTATTATCATCGAAAACGAAGCCGTCTCCACGACGAACCCGTCCGTAACTCTGTATATCTACAACCGGACGCCCGGCGGGGGCTTCGCAGGGGCAGGCGCAGCGACGCAGATGATGGTGGGCAACGATAGTTGCTTTGGAGGCGCGTCGTGGGAGCCATTTGCCTCCAGCAGGAACTGGACCCTCAACAGCGGGCAGGGGTGGCGATCGGTGTTCGTTAAGACGCGCGATGTTTTCGGCCGCACCCTGACGGTCAGCGACACCATTTACCTCGGCGCGAATGTCCCTCTCAACGAGCTTGGCCCCGCGCAGTTGAGCACAACTCGATCGCACGTGACGCTCTACAACCTGGATGGGAATGGATTGCCGCAGGTGCAGTTCAGCCCCGGCTGGCTCGCCGATGACACCTTTGAGACCTTCAACCGAGCGTGGGGCAATGGCGAGCGGGTTAGCGACGAAGCGGCGTGGGGCGGCACCGCCTATCGCCTCTATCCCGGCGACGGCGAGTCTTTCGCCTGGGTGTGGGACACAACGTTCATCAAGGACACGCCGATGGTGGCCTACTTCAGGCTGAAGGTCAACAACACATCGAACAGTGAAGTGGCGCGCATCTCGGTCAGGGGCGGCGGCAGAGAGTACGGGCCGATCAGTCTTCGAGGAACCGACTTTACCGCTCCCAATCAGTACCAGGAATTTCCCCTGAGCTTTACCTTCCACTCCAACCCCAACGACGCCTTCTTGAGTTTCCGGTTCTGGCGCAGCGGCAGCGCCGACGTCTATGTAGACGCAGTCTCCATCTTTAGCGCTCCACAGCCGGTCGCCTCACCGCTGACGTGGCCGGTTCCGGGCGGCAACTATCGCGGGCAGGGCGTATGGGTGCGCTACACCGATGGCGTCCGGTTCTCGCCCATCACCGAAGCCGTCACGACCCCGCCCGCATTGCGCGTCTCCCCGACAGCGTTGACGTTCCTGGCGGTCCGGGACGGCAGCCCGCCTCCCGGCGCGACGCTGGACGTGACGTTGCCTTGCTCGGCATCTACCTGGCAGGTTGCCAGCGACGCGCCCTGGCTGCAAACCCGCATGAGCGGCAGTACCGTCAGGGTTGAGGTGAATCAAGCCGGTCTGAGCAATGGCCTGTATTCCGGCGCCGTGACGATTTCAGCGACAGACGTTACCGGTGTGCCGCCCGTCCGCGTACAAGTTCGATTAATAGTGGTTGATGCGTTGACCGCAATCTATGTGCCACTGGTGCAGAGAAATTAG
- a CDS encoding acetate kinase — MTKDILVLNAGSSSIKFTVYTYAADNASFTVRFKGQIEGIGTQPRFKVEDGAGATVHEDSWAPRPVGRGHAYALERLAAYLDPQLPEEGLLGIGHRVVHGGTLYSAPVVVDESVLATLETFVPLAPLHQPANLAGISATMDFLPGVPNVACFDTAFHRTHAPVVERFAIPEEFYAEGVRRYGFHGLSYEYIVQALRIVAPEIADGRVIVAHLGNGASMCAIHQGRSVESTMGFTALDGLPMGTRCGQIDPGVLLYLMQEKGMGAKQIEDLLYKRSGLLGLSGISNDMRTLLASNDPRAALAVDYFIYRIVRETGALASALGGLDAVVFTAGIGENSAPIRERVCRGLAWLGVKLDPAANERRGPRISTSDSQVSVWVIPTDEEQMIARHTASLLHRR; from the coding sequence GTGACCAAAGATATTCTGGTGCTGAACGCCGGGTCATCGAGCATCAAGTTCACGGTGTACACCTACGCCGCCGATAACGCCAGTTTCACAGTTCGCTTCAAGGGACAGATCGAAGGCATCGGCACCCAGCCTCGCTTCAAGGTCGAGGACGGCGCCGGCGCGACGGTGCACGAGGATTCCTGGGCGCCGCGCCCGGTCGGTCGCGGGCATGCCTATGCCCTGGAACGGCTGGCGGCGTACCTTGATCCACAGTTGCCCGAGGAGGGTCTGCTGGGCATCGGCCACCGCGTGGTGCACGGCGGCACGCTCTACAGCGCCCCCGTGGTGGTTGACGAGTCGGTACTGGCGACCCTCGAAACCTTCGTGCCGCTGGCCCCCCTGCACCAACCCGCCAATCTGGCCGGCATCAGCGCGACGATGGATTTCCTGCCCGGCGTGCCGAATGTGGCCTGTTTTGATACCGCCTTCCATCGCACGCACGCGCCGGTGGTGGAGCGCTTCGCCATTCCCGAGGAGTTCTATGCCGAAGGAGTGCGGCGTTACGGCTTTCACGGCCTGTCCTACGAGTACATCGTCCAGGCCCTCCGCATCGTCGCGCCGGAGATCGCCGATGGGCGCGTCATCGTGGCCCACCTGGGCAACGGCGCCAGCATGTGCGCCATCCACCAGGGTCGCAGCGTCGAGAGCACCATGGGCTTCACGGCTCTCGACGGGCTGCCGATGGGCACCCGCTGCGGGCAGATCGATCCGGGGGTGTTGCTCTACCTGATGCAGGAAAAGGGCATGGGCGCCAAACAGATCGAGGACCTGCTCTACAAGCGCTCCGGGCTCCTCGGTCTATCGGGGATCAGCAACGATATGCGCACCCTCCTCGCCAGCAACGACCCGCGCGCGGCGCTGGCGGTTGACTACTTCATCTACCGCATCGTCCGCGAGACCGGCGCCCTGGCCTCAGCCCTGGGCGGCCTGGATGCCGTGGTGTTTACGGCCGGCATCGGCGAGAACAGCGCTCCGATTCGTGAACGGGTCTGCCGGGGCCTGGCCTGGCTGGGCGTGAAACTGGACCCCGCAGCCAACGAGCGCCGCGGGCCGCGCATCTCCACCTCCGACAGCCAGGTGTCGGTGTGGGTCATTCCCACTGACGAGGAGCAGATGATCGCCCGCCATACCGCCAGCTTGCTGCACCGGCGCTAA
- a CDS encoding bifunctional enoyl-CoA hydratase/phosphate acetyltransferase: MSGENTNRSTVLGDNEFDGYKMLMDAAREAEPIIVAVAHPCDDTSLTAAVDAAREGLIKPILVGPQAKIRAVAEREGLDLTPFPIVDAAHSHEAAAKAVALVRAGEAEALMKGSLHTDELLAEVVNSTTGLRTGRRISHCFVMDVPTYPKPLIVTDGAVNVAPDLMAKRDIVQNAIDLALALKIPEPKVAILAAVETVNPAMQSTIDAAALCKMADRGQITGGILDGPLAFDNAISPEAAQTKGIRSPVAGQADILVVPDLEAGNILAKQLTFLARAEAAGIVLGARVPIILTSRADSVRARLASCALAVVLVHARKTAQAAAAT, from the coding sequence ATGTCTGGCGAGAACACCAACCGGTCTACGGTCCTGGGCGACAACGAGTTCGACGGCTACAAAATGCTGATGGATGCGGCCAGGGAGGCCGAGCCGATCATCGTGGCGGTGGCCCACCCCTGCGATGACACCTCGCTGACCGCCGCGGTGGACGCGGCGCGCGAAGGGCTGATCAAGCCGATCCTGGTCGGTCCGCAGGCGAAGATCCGCGCCGTGGCCGAGCGCGAGGGGCTAGATCTGACGCCGTTCCCGATCGTGGACGCCGCCCATAGCCATGAAGCGGCAGCCAAGGCCGTGGCCCTGGTGCGGGCCGGCGAGGCCGAGGCGCTGATGAAGGGCAGCCTCCACACTGATGAACTGCTGGCCGAGGTGGTTAACAGCACCACCGGGCTGCGTACCGGGCGGCGCATCAGCCACTGCTTCGTGATGGATGTGCCCACCTACCCCAAACCGCTGATCGTCACCGACGGAGCGGTGAACGTGGCCCCGGATCTGATGGCGAAGCGCGACATCGTGCAGAACGCGATCGATCTCGCCCTGGCCCTCAAGATTCCCGAGCCGAAGGTTGCTATTCTCGCCGCGGTCGAAACGGTCAACCCGGCTATGCAGTCCACCATTGACGCCGCCGCGCTGTGCAAAATGGCCGATCGCGGGCAGATCACCGGCGGCATTCTCGATGGCCCGCTGGCCTTCGATAACGCCATCAGCCCGGAGGCGGCGCAGACCAAGGGCATCCGTTCGCCGGTGGCCGGGCAGGCCGACATTCTGGTGGTGCCCGATCTGGAAGCGGGCAACATCCTGGCCAAGCAACTGACGTTCCTCGCGCGGGCCGAGGCAGCGGGGATCGTGCTCGGGGCGCGCGTGCCGATCATCCTCACCAGCCGCGCCGACAGCGTGCGCGCCCGATTGGCCTCGTGCGCACTCGCCGTGGTGCTGGTCCACGCCCGCAAGACCGCCCAGGCCGCCGCGGCGACGTAA